A region of the Sinorhizobium arboris LMG 14919 genome:
CCAGTCGGCCTTGAGCAGATCGATGGTGTCCTCTTCGAGCTTTATCGCCGCGTCGAGCCTGCGCACCTCTTCGAGCTTGTTCTCTGCCTTATGCTTGATCGTGTAGGTGACGGTCGCGGCCGCCGTCATGATGACGATCAGGACAATATCGAGCGTTCTGAGCATCGTCTCCTAGCCCCCCAGCCTTGCAAGACTCGCCAGTTCCGGCAGATTGAAAATCGAAAGGTCGGCGCCCGGCGCGGGAGCCTCGGTACGGATGCCGGCTCTCAGCTTCGCGGACCGGGCCCGAGGATTGCGGGACGCCTCTTCCTCGCTCGCAGCGACCATAGGCTTGCCGGCTGGCGTGAAGGTTGCGGCGCGCGCCGTCACCAGCGGCAGATGCCGGGAACCGCCCGCCTTGCCGGAGCGGTCCTGGAAAAACGTCTTTACGATCCGGTCCTCGAGCGAATGAAAGGTGACGACGACAAGCCGGCCACCAGGCTTCAGGGTCCGTTCGGCCGCAAAAAGCGCATTGGCGAGCTCGGTCAGTTCGTCATTGACGAAGATGCGCAGCGCCTGGAAGACGCGCGTTGCGGGGTGAATCTTGTCCTTGGCCTTGCGCGGCGTCACCGTCTCGATGAGATTGGCGAGATCGCGCGTGGTCTCGAAAGGAGCCTCGGCCCGGCGCTTCTCGATGGCGCGCGCGATACGCCCGGCCTGCTTCTCCTCCCCGAGAAAGCCGAAGATGCGAATGAGGTCCGAAACCTTCGCGCGATTGATGACATCGGCGGCGGAGACCCCGGTGGCCGACATGCGCATGTCGAGCGGCCCCTTCTTCTGGAAGGAAAAGCCACGCTCCGCCTCGTCAATCTGCATCGAAGAGACGCCGATGTCGAGCACGACGCCGTCCAGTCCTTCTGCAGGAGCTTGCTCGGCCAGCTCGGAAAAACGGGAATGAACGAGCCTGAGCCTCCCGCCGCTGGCACTCGCCATGGGTTGCCCCGCGGCGATCGCCGTCGGATCGCGGTCGAGCGCGATGACGTCGGCACCTGCGTCGAGAATGGCGGATGTGTAACCGCCCGCCCCGAAGGTACCGTCAAGAATGATCTTTCCGGGAGCCGGATCGAGCGCTGCGAGAACTTCCGTCAAGAGGACGGGAATGTGACGAACCGGTCCGCCGTCGGCTTCAGAAGTTCCGCCGCCTTGATCCGTCACCATTCCGCCTCTCCACTCTATTGCGAACGCAGCCCCCGTCGCTTGCGCCCCTCCCTGGCCTCCGCCTGCGCCCTTGCAAACGCCTGCGGCTCCCAGAGCTGAAAATGATCGCCCCGCCCGACGAAGGTCACGTCGTTCGAGATGCCGGTGTAGTCGCGGATGAAATCCGTCACCATCAGCCGGCCCTCCGGGTCGAGCTTCACATAGACGCCGCCGCCGTGCACGAGGAGCGACATCTCGTTGGCCGCATCCGAAAACGGATCCTCGGCGGCCATCTGCTTCTCGAACCGGTCCAGAAGCTCCGGCCCGCCGACGCTGATCGCCGGAAAGACGAAGTCCTGAAAACAGTATAACTCCCGCACCCCCGCCTCCGAAAGCGCGGCACGAAAGGCCGAAGGGACGGAGACCCGCCCCTTGGCATCGATCCGGTTCGTAACATTTGACAAGAAGCGGTTCATGACGCGAAACGGCCGCCCCCGACTGACGGACCATCATCATCGGCCCGTACATACACTCGCACCGCGCACGGATCCCCCGCCGGACACATGCGTGTCCGCCTGATCCTTCCATCGACGGAAGCCTCGAATTTCGCGATGGCGGGCCATTGCATGGCCCTTGCGCAGTACCATTATGGGATAACATGGGACCAAATGGGCGTCAATGGGAGAAGCTCGTCAGCAGCCTTGCGGATGATCAAATATTGATAGGTTGTTAAGTTTAACAAAGGGTTACGATCCGAACCCTAATGCCTTGGAATCGCGCGCGAAAACGAGCCGCGCCGGCAAGGGCCGGCCAGCCTCGGCGAATGATTCGCAGGAGCGGAGGGATTCAGGAGATGTGCTCCGCCGAAGTGACGAAAGCGGCAAAGAAAAGAGCCAGTTGGCCTGTAAGCCGGGTTCTGTATGGCTTCGCCTCCGAGGAGACGAAACGTGGCAGCCATTCATCTGGGACTGCGCTTGCGCGCAGCCTCGTGCAACCCACCCGGACGACGCGCCTGGAAACCGGCTGGGCGCTTGCGCACCCGTGTCGTCCCTATTCGGTCTTGCTCCCGGTGGGGTTTGCCGTGCCGTCCATGTTGCCATGGCCGCGGTGGGCTCTTACCCCACCCTTTCACCCTTACTCCGCAAGCGGAGCGGTCTGCTTTCTGTGGCACTTTCCCTGGGGTCACCCCCGCCGGACGTTATCCGGCACCGTGTTTCCGTGGAGCCCGGACTTTCCTCCCCCCGCGGCCTTTCGGCACTTGCGAGGCGCGGCTGCCCGGCCAACTGGCAGAGGCTCATTAAACGACCGGGGCAGCAAGCGCCAGAGAAATCGGCGCTGCCGCACGGTCCTGCGGTTACTTAGCGATACGCGACCGCGAAGTCCGTTTCGTACTCGTCCGCCTCGAGCCGACCGCCCGCCACCAGCACAGCGCCGAGCCTGCCGATCTCGTCGGAGCTCTTGGCAGCCTGGCCATTGCCGCCGGTGAGCACGGCGATGCGGTCGCTTGCGAAGCCTATGTAAGGATAGCCGTGCCGCGTAAACGCCGTGACGCAAGGCGAATAATGCATCGAAACGGGTTTCAGCTCCGGTATCGTCTCGGCGAGCAGTGCGCGCAAGTGCTCGGCTGCTTCGGCGTTGGCGCTGCTTCGGAACCAGTCCCTGATCGCCGGCTCGCTGGCAAGGATCCGGTCGATCGGATCGCCGCCGATCTTTATGTAGTGTTTGCCATCGGCATAGGCAACCGGCGGCAACAGATAATAGCTTCTCTCCTGCTCCGGCGCGGCGCCGATCAGCGACGGCATGCCCGCATAGGAGGGGAGATCGTCCGCGCCGACTTCGGCAAAAAGCACGGTGCGCGCCTTCACTGTGAGATCGATCGGCCGTGGGAGAAGCGCCTGCGAAAGCGAGAAGCCGCCCGCGGCCACCAGGGCGCGACCGGCCCGAACCAGGTGCCCGTCGATCGTCCTCACCACGACGTGATCGGAACCGTCTTCGACCGAGACCACCTCCGAGCGGATCACCCTCGCACCGGATTTCTCGGCGGCGATCGTCTGCGCCCGGACGAGCAAACGTGCATTTATGTAGCCTGCGCCGCCTGCCTCGTGGATCCCGGCATAGCCTTGCGGGAAGCAGAACCAGGGAAACCGCCCGGCAAGTTCCTCGCCAAGGAGCAGAGGCGCCTCGACGCCGAGCCTGTTCCGGGCACGCTCGACATTCTCGAGATAATCGAACGTGCCGCCCGGAACGGGAGCCGCGATCAGGCAGCCGACGGGGAAATGGAACTCGATGCCGCTCTCCTGTGCAATTTCCGGATAGCGATCGATCGAGCGACGAGCCAGACGCGCCCAACACGGATCGTCGTCGATGGTGCGGGTGATTCGGGCATTGTCGTAATGGCTCGCGAAAACGCCGCCGTGGTTCGCCCAGTCCTCCGGTTCATCGGGGCCGATGAGAGCGACATCGGCGCCTGCCCTTGCAAGGTGACGAGCCGCCGCCGCGCCCATCATGCCCTTGCCAACGATGACGACGTCAACGCTTTCCGACATAACTATCTCCGGTCGTTCGCATTGCAACCGGAATAGCATGCCGTTTTGGCTGCCGCACCGAATTCCTTTCAATAATCAACAATATGCCGGAACGCGAGACCCATCCGGCACACTTTCTGGATTACAACCAATCCAGGATGTTCTTGACTTTGCCGCAATAGCGCTTCGAAACGGGATTCATTCGCTTGGCGCCATGGCCGGCATTGTATTTGAGGATGGTGCCGCAGGTGGTGCCGTCGGAAAGCTCCTGCGCCTTCGCCAGGTATTTCATGCCGAATTTGATATTGGTCTCAGGATCGTAGAGGTCTTTGATCGAGCCGGAATAGCCCATCATCCGGGCCGTGGCCGGTTTGATCTGCATCAGGCCGACTTCGCCGGCACTGCCGCGCGCCTTGGCATCGAAGTTGCTCTCGACTTCGACGATGGCGTGGGCCAGATCGACCGGAACGCCGTATTGCTTGGCATAGGACTGGATGAGGATCGTGAATTGGGAGCCGCGCGGCAATTTGAGGTCCGGTTTCGGATAGCCCGTCGTTCTGGTCACCGACGGAATCGCAGAAGTCTTGACGGTTTTGTCGATGCCCCCCGCATACGACGTACCCATCCCGGCGAAGAACATGCCAAGGCATGCCGCCACCGCAGCAACAGACGCTATTCTCATTTAGTTTGAAGTCTCCGGTCTGGGGAACCGATCGCGCGGCGCACCCCACCGCGACGATCGAATTTCCCGATCGTTTTCATTGACAAGAGTGCCGCGCTCGAGGCCACATCTCCTGCAGTTGATGCTGCGGAAATGACCGGCGCATCATGGTAAACATGTGGCAGGGCGACAAAATCGTGCGCAAAAAACAACCGGGCGCTAATTTAGGGCGGAGAAAAATCGCCGTTCAGGCGTTGAGATTTGGCAGCGCTGAGAGCAGACGGTGCAGCGTATCGATAGTAGAAGCGTCGGCGATGCCGTCCACTCGCGATTGTCGGAAATGACGCTGAAATGCGGCAACCACCCCTTCCGTCCTGGGGCAGAAATCGCCTGTTATTTCAATTCCATAACCATAAAGAAAAAGCATGGACTGGAGTGCTTCCACGGGCTGGCCGCGGTCACCGCGCTGAAAGAAGCGGCCGCCCCTTACGGGCGCCGGCTCCACCCAGTGCCCGACCCCGCGACGAAAAAGCACATCCCAAGGAAAATTTTCTCCAGGATCAACCTTGCGAATCGGCGCAATATCGCTGTGGGCAAGCACCCTTTCGGGGGCGATTTGCCAGCGTTCGCCACAATTGAGACACAATTCGGCGACCGCGTCGATCTGCGCGTCAGGGAAGTCCGGAAGGCCGCCCGGATGACCGGGATTGGCAATCTCGATCCCGATAGAGCTGGAATTGACATCCGTCTCGCCTTTCCAGACACCTTTGCCCGCGTGCCAGGCCCGCCGTTCTTCCGGCACCAGCTGGGCGATGCGCCCCTCTTCGTCGACGAAATAATGGCAGGAGACCTGGCTTTCCTCGCGGCAAAGCCAGTCGAGCGCGGAAGCCGCAGTCTGCATACCGGTATAATGAAGGATGATCATGTCCGGCCCGCGCCCGCCGGCACGCTCGCCGTGATTGGGCGAAGGCACGAACCGAGCGCCGGGAAAATCGCAGGTCTTCGACGTCATGCCGCGCGGCGTTCCCTTTCGATGGCCTCATAGGCGGCGTTGAGCACGGCCATGCGGTCGTTGGCGATCGCGTGGAACTCCTCCGGCACGCCCCGCGCCACCAGCATATCGGGATGATTCTCGGAAACGAGAACGCGATAGCGCCTGCGGATCGCGGAAAAGTCATCTTTGGGCGAGACGCCGAGGACCTGGTACGGATCGCGATCGTCGTCGTGAACGTGGCGCGCCATGATGCGCCCGAAATGTTCGTCGTCCATCCTGAAGATCTCGGCCACCCGCCGCAGGAATGCAAGTTCCTTCTCGTGCACGGCCCCGTCGGACTTGGCGATATGGAAGAGCCCGTCGACGATATCTTCGAGAATCGGGCAATTTCGTTCGCAGGAGGAGCAGAGCGAAGCCATTTTCTCCGCATAGGCCTCGTATCCCGCCACATCCTGGCGGGCGAGATTGTAGAGACGGGCGACGTTCCTCGCCTGGTCCGCCGGAAACTTGAAGATGTCGCGAAAGGCGCTCACCTCGGCCTCATTGACGATGCCGTCGGCCTTCGCCATTTTCGCCGAAAGGGCGATCATGGCGACCGAAAAGGCGACTTTTCGCCGGGTTTCCGGATCTCCTTCGAAGAGCGTCCGGACCGCCTCGACCACTCCTGTAAGCGCATTACCCGTGGTCGTGACGATTTTGAGAAGGCTGTCCCAAAATGACATGAGTGCGATTGTTCCCTGTCCACCACGCGAGCATGATCTTATGTGGTGGCGATTTGCAAGCGGCAGAGCCGCATCAATCGTCATGGATGACGAATTTGTGATGGCCCCTCAATAATTCATATCGCCGCAAATCTCAATCGAATTCCTGGAGGAGGCTATATGACCTTCGCAGCTATGCCTGCGCATTCCAGCTGCCGCAAGCGGCTTGCGACTTTTTGGCCATCCACAGGCGTGTCATTTAATTTCCATCGGAATTGCGTTAGACCACGGTTATCTTTGATCTAAGGCAAGGATTTTAGAACGCGATTGTTCCCAAGACGATCGCGTCGTGCCGAAAATCCCGAGGAGGACCCATGGCCAAGAAGAAAGTCGCAATGCTGACGGCGGGCGGGCTCGCGCCGTGCCTTTCATCCGCTGTCGGCGGCCTGATCGAACGCTACACGGACATCGCGCCGGATTATGAGCTCGTGGCCTATCGTTCCGGCTATCAAGGCCTGCTTCTCGCCGACCGGATCGAAATCACCCCGGCCATGCGCGAAAAGGCGCATGTGCTCCACCGCCACGGCGGATCGCCGATCGGCAACAGCCGCGTGAAGCTCACCAACACCGCCGATTGCGTGAAGCGCGGCCTGGTCAAGGAAGGCGAGAATCCGCTGCGCGTCGCGGCCGAGAGGCTCGCGGCCGACGGCATCAGCATCCTGCACACGATCGGCGGCGACGATACCAACACCACCGCGGCCGATCTCGCGGCCTATCTCGGCGCCAACGGCTACGACCTGACGGTCGTCGGCCTGCCGAAGACGGTCGATAATGACGTGGTGCCCATACGCCAGACGCTCGGCGCCTGGACGGCGGCCGAATACGGCGCGCGCTTCTTCGACCATGTCAGCAATGAGCAGAGCGCCGCGCCGCGCACCCTTGTGGTTCACGAGGTCATGGGCCGCCACTGCGGCTGGCTGACTGCGGCAACCGCGCGCGCCTATATCCAGCTGGCCGGCAACAAGGAATATGTCGACGGCTTCATGATGAACGCACAGCTGAAGAACATCGACGGCCTCTACCTCCCCGAGATGAAGTTCGATCTCGAGGCTGAAGCCGAGCGTCTGCGCGAAGTGATGGATCGCGCCGGCTTCGTCACACTGTTCGTCAGCGAAGGCGCGTGCCTCGACGCTATCGTCGCCGAACGGGAGGCCGCCGGCGAAACGGTCAAGCGCGACGCGTTCGGACACGTGAAGATCGATACGATCAACGTCGGCAACTGGTTCTCCAAGCAGTTTGCGGCACTCCTCGGCGCCGAGCGCTCCATGGTGCAGAAGTCCGGCTACTATGCCCGCTCCGCACCCGCCAATGCCGACGATCTGCGTCTCATCCAGAGCATGGTCGACCTGGCGGTCGAGAGCGCGCTCAGCAAGACCTCCGGCGTGACAGGTCACGACGAGGACCAGGGCGGGCGGCTGCGCACGATCGAGTTCCCGCGCATCAAGGGTGGAAAGCATTTCGACACGTCCGTGAAGTGGTTCGGCGAGGTCATGGAAGTCGTCGGCCAGAAATGGCAGACCGCCGACTGACGAATCACGTGGGACGGTTCGCAGTTTCCTGAAACGGCGGACCGTTCCCCGTTGCTTCGGCCTCGACAGCAGTTGACGGCCGCGCTCCGCCGTGGCTCCCTCCTCTTCAGAAGCCATTCAACCGCGGAGCCCTCATGTCCTTCGAACATTGGTTCGCCTTCGCCGCCGCGTCGGCGGTGCTGCTTGCGATTCCCGGACCCACGATCCTTCTCGTCATCTCCTACGCGCTCGGCCACGGGCGCAGGATCGCAGGCGCGACCGTAGCCGGTGTCGCTCTTGGCGATTTCACCGCAATGACCGCGTCGATGCTCGGCCTCGGCGCCCTGCTCGCGACCTCGGCGGCGATCTTCACCGTGCTGAAGTGGATCGGCGCCGCCTATCTCGTCTGGCTCGGCATCAAGCTCTGGAAGGCGCCCGTCGGCAGCGACAGCGGGAGCACCCTTGAAACGAGCCCGGCAGAAAGACCGCTGCGGATCTTCATCCACACTTATGCGGTGACCGCACTCAACCCGAAAAGCATTCTCTTCTTCGTGGCCTTCCTGCCGCAATTCCTCGACCTCTCGCGGCCGCTTTTCGCGCAGATGGCGATCTTCGAGGCAACGTTTCTGATACTCGCAACCATCAACGCGACACTCTATGCCTGGCTCGCCGCCGCTGCCGGAAGCACGATCCGCAAGCCGAAGATACGGCGCATCGTCAACCGTACCGGGGGATCGCTGCTCATCGGTGCCGGCCTGCTGACGGCCGGACTCAAGCGCGCCGCTTCGTGAAACACCCTTCCTGAAATGCCGCTCGCGCGCTTGCCGCAACCGGCGGCATAGGTTAATGGAGATTCAAGCGCAGCGGGTGGCAACCGCTGATTTGCAGGGGCTACGGGGCCCAGAAGCACGAAAGTGACAGCATGGCGAATTTCCGTACTCCCCTTTCGAAGCGGGCACTTGCCGCCGTGTCCCTTATGTCCCTGGCCGTTGCTTCCGGATGTTCTACGGTCGAGCATACCTCGCTTGCGGAGTTAACGGCCGTGCAGACGGTCACGCCCCTGCCGAAGCCCGGAACGGAAACGACGGCCTATGCGCTGCCCGCACCGATCGGTGCAACGGAAAGCACGTCGGCTGCGCTGGCGGCGCAGAGTGCGTCGGCGGTGCCGGCAGGTGCCGCCGCAGCGTCGAATTCCCAAGCGGTGACACCGGCGACAGACACGACCCTTGCCTTCGCCGCACCCCAGTCGGTAGCCGTACCGGCGGCCAAGCCCGCCCAGGCCTTCGACGTGGCCATGGCGGCACCCGCCTCGGCAGATCTCTCCCGGGCAGCCGCGTCGCCAGCTCCTGAGACGGCTGCCGA
Encoded here:
- the rsmH gene encoding 16S rRNA (cytosine(1402)-N(4))-methyltransferase RsmH, whose amino-acid sequence is MVTDQGGGTSEADGGPVRHIPVLLTEVLAALDPAPGKIILDGTFGAGGYTSAILDAGADVIALDRDPTAIAAGQPMASASGGRLRLVHSRFSELAEQAPAEGLDGVVLDIGVSSMQIDEAERGFSFQKKGPLDMRMSATGVSAADVINRAKVSDLIRIFGFLGEEKQAGRIARAIEKRRAEAPFETTRDLANLIETVTPRKAKDKIHPATRVFQALRIFVNDELTELANALFAAERTLKPGGRLVVVTFHSLEDRIVKTFFQDRSGKAGGSRHLPLVTARAATFTPAGKPMVAASEEEASRNPRARSAKLRAGIRTEAPAPGADLSIFNLPELASLARLGG
- the mraZ gene encoding division/cell wall cluster transcriptional repressor MraZ, yielding MNRFLSNVTNRIDAKGRVSVPSAFRAALSEAGVRELYCFQDFVFPAISVGGPELLDRFEKQMAAEDPFSDAANEMSLLVHGGGVYVKLDPEGRLMVTDFIRDYTGISNDVTFVGRGDHFQLWEPQAFARAQAEAREGRKRRGLRSQ
- a CDS encoding NAD(P)/FAD-dependent oxidoreductase codes for the protein MSESVDVVIVGKGMMGAAAARHLARAGADVALIGPDEPEDWANHGGVFASHYDNARITRTIDDDPCWARLARRSIDRYPEIAQESGIEFHFPVGCLIAAPVPGGTFDYLENVERARNRLGVEAPLLLGEELAGRFPWFCFPQGYAGIHEAGGAGYINARLLVRAQTIAAEKSGARVIRSEVVSVEDGSDHVVVRTIDGHLVRAGRALVAAGGFSLSQALLPRPIDLTVKARTVLFAEVGADDLPSYAGMPSLIGAAPEQERSYYLLPPVAYADGKHYIKIGGDPIDRILASEPAIRDWFRSSANAEAAEHLRALLAETIPELKPVSMHYSPCVTAFTRHGYPYIGFASDRIAVLTGGNGQAAKSSDEIGRLGAVLVAGGRLEADEYETDFAVAYR
- a CDS encoding lytic transglycosylase domain-containing protein: MRIASVAAVAACLGMFFAGMGTSYAGGIDKTVKTSAIPSVTRTTGYPKPDLKLPRGSQFTILIQSYAKQYGVPVDLAHAIVEVESNFDAKARGSAGEVGLMQIKPATARMMGYSGSIKDLYDPETNIKFGMKYLAKAQELSDGTTCGTILKYNAGHGAKRMNPVSKRYCGKVKNILDWL
- a CDS encoding peptidoglycan recognition protein family protein — translated: MTSKTCDFPGARFVPSPNHGERAGGRGPDMIILHYTGMQTAASALDWLCREESQVSCHYFVDEEGRIAQLVPEERRAWHAGKGVWKGETDVNSSSIGIEIANPGHPGGLPDFPDAQIDAVAELCLNCGERWQIAPERVLAHSDIAPIRKVDPGENFPWDVLFRRGVGHWVEPAPVRGGRFFQRGDRGQPVEALQSMLFLYGYGIEITGDFCPRTEGVVAAFQRHFRQSRVDGIADASTIDTLHRLLSALPNLNA
- a CDS encoding J domain-containing protein — protein: MSFWDSLLKIVTTTGNALTGVVEAVRTLFEGDPETRRKVAFSVAMIALSAKMAKADGIVNEAEVSAFRDIFKFPADQARNVARLYNLARQDVAGYEAYAEKMASLCSSCERNCPILEDIVDGLFHIAKSDGAVHEKELAFLRRVAEIFRMDDEHFGRIMARHVHDDDRDPYQVLGVSPKDDFSAIRRRYRVLVSENHPDMLVARGVPEEFHAIANDRMAVLNAAYEAIERERRAA
- a CDS encoding pyrophosphate--fructose-6-phosphate 1-phosphotransferase; the protein is MAKKKVAMLTAGGLAPCLSSAVGGLIERYTDIAPDYELVAYRSGYQGLLLADRIEITPAMREKAHVLHRHGGSPIGNSRVKLTNTADCVKRGLVKEGENPLRVAAERLAADGISILHTIGGDDTNTTAADLAAYLGANGYDLTVVGLPKTVDNDVVPIRQTLGAWTAAEYGARFFDHVSNEQSAAPRTLVVHEVMGRHCGWLTAATARAYIQLAGNKEYVDGFMMNAQLKNIDGLYLPEMKFDLEAEAERLREVMDRAGFVTLFVSEGACLDAIVAEREAAGETVKRDAFGHVKIDTINVGNWFSKQFAALLGAERSMVQKSGYYARSAPANADDLRLIQSMVDLAVESALSKTSGVTGHDEDQGGRLRTIEFPRIKGGKHFDTSVKWFGEVMEVVGQKWQTAD
- a CDS encoding LysE family translocator encodes the protein MSFEHWFAFAAASAVLLAIPGPTILLVISYALGHGRRIAGATVAGVALGDFTAMTASMLGLGALLATSAAIFTVLKWIGAAYLVWLGIKLWKAPVGSDSGSTLETSPAERPLRIFIHTYAVTALNPKSILFFVAFLPQFLDLSRPLFAQMAIFEATFLILATINATLYAWLAAAAGSTIRKPKIRRIVNRTGGSLLIGAGLLTAGLKRAAS